One window of Erwinia aphidicola genomic DNA carries:
- a CDS encoding alpha/beta fold hydrolase, whose protein sequence is MIQWWETGNGPALVLLHGISSGSGNWHKQLNNSGLQQCCHMLAWDAPGYGQSQPLTHPHPSAALYADVLAQMLDDAHISRAAVVGHSLGALVASAFTVRYPNRVTRLVLADPAQGYGSAPPEKQRQVMEQREQQLSGGLRQLADSRAAHLLRPLADERDIATVAAGMRRLNASGYLQAASMLATEDIHHWLADIHCPTEVWCGELDEITPPAAVRELARRWSLPYLTIPTAGHACYLDNAAFFNRQLQRITEAENEPAN, encoded by the coding sequence ATGATCCAATGGTGGGAAACCGGAAATGGACCGGCGCTGGTGCTGCTGCACGGCATCAGTTCCGGCAGCGGCAACTGGCATAAGCAGCTGAATAACAGCGGCCTGCAGCAGTGTTGCCACATGCTGGCCTGGGATGCGCCGGGTTACGGGCAGAGCCAGCCGCTCACTCACCCCCATCCCTCCGCCGCGCTGTATGCCGATGTGCTGGCGCAGATGCTGGATGATGCCCATATCTCGCGTGCGGCGGTGGTAGGGCATTCGCTGGGGGCGCTGGTGGCCAGTGCTTTTACCGTGCGATATCCAAACCGCGTCACGCGGCTGGTGCTGGCCGACCCGGCGCAGGGCTACGGCAGTGCGCCGCCTGAAAAGCAGCGCCAGGTGATGGAACAGCGCGAGCAGCAGCTGTCCGGCGGTTTACGGCAGCTGGCCGACAGCCGCGCCGCCCATCTGCTGCGCCCGCTGGCCGATGAACGCGATATCGCAACGGTGGCGGCGGGCATGCGGCGGTTGAATGCGTCGGGGTATTTGCAGGCGGCATCCATGCTGGCAACGGAGGATATCCATCACTGGCTGGCGGATATTCACTGCCCGACAGAGGTGTGGTGCGGTGAGCTGGATGAGATTACGCCGCCAGCGGCGGTGCGTGAGCTTGCCCGCCGCTGGAGCCTGCCTTACCTGACGATCCCGACTGCCGGGCATGCCTGCTATCTCGATAATGCGGCGTTTTTTAATCGCCAGCTGCAGCGTATTACGGAGGCCGAAAATGAACCTGCAAATTAA
- the tkt gene encoding transketolase: MSSRKELANAIRALSMDAVQKAKSGHPGAPMGMADIAEVLWRDFLNHNPTNPLWADRDRFVLSNGHGSMLIYSLLHLSGYDLPISELANFRQLHSKTPGHPEYGYTVGVETTTGPLGQGIANAVGFAIAERTLAAQFNRPGHDIVDHNTYVFMGDGCMMEGISHEVCSLAGTLKLGKLVAFYDDNGISIDGHIDGWFTDDTAQRFESYGWHVVRGVDGHDADAIKKAVEEAKAVSDKPSLLMCKTVIGFGSPNKAGTHDSHGAPLGDEEIALTRKQLGWNHAPFEIPSDIYAQWDAKEAGQAKEAAWDEKFAAYAKAFPELAAEFKRRMNNELPANWAAESQKFVEQLQANPAKIASRKASQNAIEAFGKLLPEYLGGSADLAPSNLTMWSGSKPINEDAAGNYIHYGVREFGMTAIANGITLHGGFLPYTATFLMFVEYARNAVRMAALMKIRQVMVYTHDSIGLGEDGPTHQPVEQLASLRVTPNMSTWRPCDQVESAIAWKYGIERQDGPTALILSRQNLAQQDRTAEQLANVARGAYVLKDCDGTPEVIFIATGSEVELAVGAYEQLTAEGRKARVVSMPSTDAFDKQDAAYRESVLPKAVSARVAIEAGIADYWFKYTGLNGAIVGMTSFGESAPAEKLFDLFGFTVDNVVAKAKALL; the protein is encoded by the coding sequence ATGTCTTCTCGTAAAGAGCTTGCCAACGCCATTCGCGCATTGAGTATGGATGCGGTGCAAAAAGCCAAATCCGGCCACCCGGGCGCCCCAATGGGCATGGCCGATATCGCCGAAGTTCTGTGGCGTGACTTCCTGAATCACAACCCGACTAACCCGCTGTGGGCAGACCGCGACCGCTTCGTGCTGTCAAACGGCCACGGCTCAATGCTGATCTATAGCCTGCTGCACCTCAGCGGTTACGATCTGCCAATCAGTGAACTGGCTAACTTCCGTCAGCTGCACTCCAAAACCCCAGGTCACCCTGAATACGGCTACACCGTAGGCGTGGAAACCACCACCGGTCCACTGGGCCAGGGTATCGCCAACGCGGTCGGTTTTGCTATTGCAGAACGCACGCTGGCCGCGCAGTTTAACCGTCCGGGCCACGATATTGTTGACCATAACACCTACGTGTTCATGGGCGACGGCTGCATGATGGAAGGCATCTCGCACGAAGTGTGCTCGCTGGCGGGTACGCTGAAGCTGGGTAAACTGGTCGCGTTCTATGATGACAACGGTATCTCCATCGACGGCCACATTGATGGCTGGTTCACCGATGACACCGCGCAGCGCTTCGAGTCTTACGGCTGGCACGTGGTGCGCGGCGTGGACGGTCATGATGCGGACGCGATTAAGAAAGCGGTGGAAGAAGCCAAAGCGGTGAGCGATAAGCCTTCCCTGCTGATGTGCAAAACGGTTATTGGCTTCGGTTCGCCGAACAAAGCCGGTACTCACGACTCCCACGGTGCGCCGCTGGGCGATGAAGAGATTGCACTGACCCGTAAGCAGCTGGGCTGGAACCACGCGCCGTTTGAAATTCCTTCAGACATCTATGCACAGTGGGACGCGAAAGAAGCGGGCCAGGCGAAAGAAGCTGCATGGGACGAGAAGTTTGCTGCCTACGCTAAAGCCTTCCCGGAGCTGGCCGCTGAGTTCAAGCGCCGCATGAATAACGAGCTGCCGGCAAACTGGGCTGCTGAGTCGCAGAAGTTTGTTGAACAGCTACAGGCGAACCCGGCGAAAATCGCCAGCCGTAAAGCGTCACAGAATGCCATCGAAGCCTTTGGCAAACTGCTGCCGGAATATCTGGGCGGCTCCGCTGACCTGGCGCCAAGCAACCTGACGATGTGGTCTGGTTCTAAGCCAATCAACGAAGATGCAGCGGGTAACTACATCCATTACGGCGTGCGCGAATTCGGTATGACCGCTATCGCTAACGGTATCACCCTGCACGGTGGTTTCCTGCCGTACACCGCGACCTTCCTGATGTTTGTCGAATATGCCCGTAATGCGGTGCGTATGGCTGCACTGATGAAGATCCGTCAGGTGATGGTCTATACCCATGACTCTATCGGTCTGGGCGAAGATGGCCCAACTCACCAGCCGGTAGAGCAGCTGGCGAGCCTGCGCGTGACGCCGAACATGAGCACCTGGCGCCCGTGTGACCAGGTTGAGTCGGCGATTGCGTGGAAATATGGCATCGAACGTCAGGATGGCCCAACTGCGCTGATCCTGTCGCGTCAGAACCTGGCACAGCAGGATCGTACCGCTGAGCAGCTGGCTAACGTTGCGCGTGGTGCTTACGTGCTGAAAGATTGCGACGGTACGCCGGAGGTCATCTTCATCGCTACCGGTTCAGAAGTTGAGCTGGCCGTGGGCGCTTATGAGCAGCTGACTGCTGAAGGCCGTAAGGCGCGCGTGGTTTCCATGCCGTCTACTGATGCCTTCGACAAGCAGGATGCCGCTTACCGCGAATCCGTGCTGCCGAAAGCTGTCAGCGCGCGCGTGGCGATTGAAGCCGGTATCGCAGATTACTGGTTCAAATACACCGGCCTGAACGGTGCCATCGTCGGTATGACCAGCTTCGGCGAGTCTGCACCGGCCGAGAAGCTGTTCGACCTGTTTGGCTTCACCGTGGATAACGTGGTCGCTAAAGCGAAAGCGCTGCTGTAA
- a CDS encoding thiamine pyrophosphate-binding protein produces MSEMITVGEALARTLELYGVKTLYGIISIHNLPIADAIGQRGKLHFVPARGEAGAVTMADAHGRFSGLGVALTSTGAGAGNAVGSLLEAMNAGTPLLHLTGQVEKAYLDADSGFIHEARDQLAFLRSSGKAALRVHSPQQAVALLHRAIQTAQTPPCGPVSVEIPIDIQNSLIPASLVTPPVGPLSAPAPPESVIAALVEKVKRARRPLLWVGGGASGCSEAIRKLADAGFRVISSAHGRGILPDDHPRSLRAFHNSPAVESVMAQCDLTLIAGSRLRSNETRSWTLTLPQPRVQIDIDPAAASRNYLADEVLNYDCAALLNALAQRLSPVSDAAGDRQIAQAVAEAERELRAQCGVYAGLNDAVAAALPAQGILVRDITVSGSVWGSRLLRANGPLANIHSLAGAIGMGLAMAIGSALANPQRKVIGLVGDGGLALGVGELATLVQERANVTLLVMNDGGYGVMRGIQDKYFGGRQYYNELHTPDYTLLAQSMGMQAWSISDAAMFSSVLAEAIAMPGPTLVEVKMSAIGPLHFAGPPQKTLY; encoded by the coding sequence ATGAGCGAAATGATAACGGTGGGTGAAGCGCTGGCGCGGACTCTTGAGTTATACGGGGTTAAAACGCTATATGGGATTATTTCTATTCACAATTTACCGATTGCCGATGCCATCGGCCAGCGTGGGAAGCTGCACTTTGTTCCCGCTCGCGGCGAGGCGGGCGCAGTGACCATGGCTGATGCGCACGGGAGGTTCAGCGGGCTGGGGGTGGCGCTAACCAGTACCGGTGCCGGAGCGGGCAACGCGGTAGGGTCGCTGCTCGAAGCGATGAACGCCGGAACGCCTCTGCTGCATCTGACCGGGCAGGTTGAGAAGGCGTATCTTGATGCCGACAGCGGATTTATTCACGAAGCCCGCGACCAGCTCGCTTTCCTGCGCAGCTCCGGTAAGGCCGCGCTGCGCGTGCACTCGCCGCAGCAGGCGGTGGCGCTGCTGCATCGGGCAATCCAGACGGCTCAGACGCCGCCGTGCGGTCCGGTTTCGGTCGAGATCCCGATAGATATCCAGAACAGCCTGATACCCGCCTCGCTGGTGACGCCGCCGGTCGGTCCACTTTCTGCGCCTGCGCCGCCGGAGAGCGTGATTGCCGCGCTGGTGGAAAAGGTGAAACGTGCCCGGCGCCCACTGCTGTGGGTCGGCGGTGGAGCATCAGGCTGCAGCGAGGCAATAAGAAAGCTGGCAGACGCCGGGTTCAGGGTGATCTCCAGCGCGCACGGTCGCGGTATTTTGCCGGATGATCATCCGCGCAGCCTGCGCGCATTTCACAACTCTCCTGCGGTGGAAAGCGTGATGGCGCAATGCGACTTAACGCTGATCGCCGGTTCGCGCCTGCGCAGTAATGAGACGCGCAGCTGGACCCTGACGCTGCCACAGCCGCGGGTGCAGATTGATATCGACCCGGCAGCGGCCAGCCGAAATTATCTGGCGGACGAGGTGCTGAACTATGACTGTGCTGCGCTGCTGAATGCACTGGCACAGCGCCTGTCACCGGTCAGCGATGCGGCGGGCGATCGCCAGATTGCGCAGGCGGTGGCAGAAGCGGAACGTGAACTGCGCGCCCAGTGCGGAGTGTATGCCGGGCTGAACGATGCCGTTGCCGCCGCGCTGCCCGCGCAGGGCATTCTGGTGCGTGATATTACCGTTTCCGGCAGCGTCTGGGGCAGTCGTTTACTGCGTGCCAACGGCCCCTTAGCCAATATTCATTCGCTGGCCGGGGCAATCGGAATGGGGCTGGCGATGGCGATTGGCAGCGCGCTGGCCAATCCGCAGCGTAAAGTGATTGGCCTGGTCGGTGACGGCGGGCTGGCGCTGGGCGTCGGCGAGCTGGCGACGCTGGTGCAGGAGCGGGCTAACGTGACGCTGCTGGTGATGAACGACGGAGGTTACGGCGTGATGCGCGGCATTCAGGATAAGTATTTTGGCGGGCGGCAGTATTACAACGAACTGCACACGCCGGATTATACCCTGCTGGCGCAGTCGATGGGGATGCAGGCCTGGAGCATCAGCGATGCCGCCATGTTCAGCAGCGTACTGGCGGAAGCGATAGCGATGCCGGGGCCAACGCTGGTGGAGGTAAAAATGAGCGCAATCGGACCCTTGCATTTTGCCGGCCCACCGCAGAAAACCTTATATTAA
- a CDS encoding cupin domain-containing protein produces the protein MSETKSNAVVKPANLPMDEWVESRIARFSGRKYDWNALKFQADFDPKYRRAQMRYIGTGATGVSADTNTVPAEHFTFSTMVLPAKSEGPLHLHDDVEEVFFMLKGCITLMVKDGDSYCETVLNERDLISVPAGIYRGLFNHGEEEALMCVMLGTAQPHIPTYPHDHPLAKVKRQ, from the coding sequence ATGTCAGAGACTAAATCTAACGCTGTTGTAAAACCCGCCAACCTGCCGATGGATGAGTGGGTAGAGTCGCGCATTGCGCGTTTTTCCGGGCGCAAATATGACTGGAATGCCCTGAAGTTTCAGGCCGATTTCGACCCGAAATACCGCCGGGCGCAGATGCGCTATATCGGCACCGGGGCGACCGGCGTCTCCGCAGATACCAACACCGTGCCGGCCGAGCATTTCACCTTCTCAACCATGGTGCTGCCCGCAAAAAGTGAAGGGCCGCTGCATCTGCATGACGATGTGGAGGAGGTGTTTTTCATGCTGAAAGGCTGCATCACGCTGATGGTCAAAGATGGCGACAGCTACTGTGAAACGGTGCTCAACGAACGTGACCTGATCTCCGTTCCTGCCGGAATTTATCGCGGTCTGTTTAATCACGGCGAAGAGGAAGCGCTGATGTGCGTGATGCTGGGCACCGCGCAGCCGCATATCCCGACCTATCCGCACGATCACCCGCTGGCTAAGGTAAAACGTCAATGA
- a CDS encoding M48 family metallopeptidase — MMKRISVSAIALATLVSGCQNFDSNALMQSGAQAYQAATLSDAQVKELSEKSCQQMDSEAQIAPASSTYAQRLKKISAALGDNINGTPANYKVYVTKDVNAWAMANGCIRVYSGLMDMMTDNEVEGVLGHEMGHVALGHSRKAMQLAYSTTAIRTAAASAGGIAASLSQSQLGDLGEKLVNAQFSQSQESQADDYSFDLLKKRNINPQGLVTSFEKLAKLEGTHESSMFDSHPASQARADHIKERIAAGK; from the coding sequence ATGATGAAACGTATTTCTGTTAGCGCGATCGCACTCGCGACATTAGTTTCCGGCTGTCAGAATTTTGACAGCAATGCCCTGATGCAGTCAGGCGCGCAGGCTTACCAGGCTGCTACCCTGAGCGATGCGCAGGTTAAAGAGCTGAGCGAAAAATCCTGTCAGCAGATGGACAGCGAAGCGCAGATTGCTCCCGCCAGCAGCACTTATGCTCAACGCCTGAAGAAGATCTCCGCTGCGCTGGGCGACAATATCAACGGCACGCCGGCTAACTACAAAGTCTACGTCACCAAAGATGTCAACGCGTGGGCGATGGCAAACGGCTGCATCCGCGTTTACAGCGGCCTGATGGATATGATGACCGATAATGAAGTGGAAGGTGTGCTGGGCCACGAAATGGGCCACGTCGCGCTGGGCCACTCGCGTAAAGCGATGCAGCTGGCCTACTCCACCACCGCTATCCGCACCGCGGCGGCCTCTGCTGGCGGTATTGCCGCTTCGCTGTCACAGTCGCAGCTGGGTGACCTGGGTGAAAAACTGGTGAACGCGCAGTTCTCCCAGAGCCAGGAATCGCAGGCCGATGACTACTCGTTTGATCTGCTGAAAAAACGCAATATTAACCCGCAGGGTCTGGTGACCAGCTTCGAGAAGCTGGCGAAGCTGGAAGGCACGCACGAAAGCAGTATGTTTGACTCGCATCCGGCTTCTCAGGCGCGCGCCGACCATATCAAAGAGCGTATCGCGGCCGGTAAGTAA
- a CDS encoding SDR family oxidoreductase yields the protein MNLQINGRVAVVTGGSSGIGFATLQLLLAAGARVAFCGRDTARLASAQARLREQFPEADMLAHHCDVLVPEQVERFALAVSKRFGAVDMLINNAGQGYVANYADTPRDAWLHEAELKLFGVLNPLQAFLPWLEQSDMASVTCVNSLLARQPEEHMIATSAARAALLNMTLTLSKDLVSKGIRVNSILLGMVESGQWRRRFEQREDRDLSWEQWTTALARRRGIPLGRLGKPEEAARALLFLASPLASFTTGAALDVSGGFSRQL from the coding sequence ATGAACCTGCAAATTAACGGGCGCGTGGCGGTGGTCACCGGGGGATCCTCCGGTATCGGCTTCGCCACGTTACAGCTGCTGCTGGCCGCCGGCGCCAGAGTGGCCTTCTGCGGGCGCGACACGGCGCGACTAGCCAGTGCGCAGGCCAGGCTGCGTGAGCAGTTCCCCGAGGCCGATATGCTGGCGCACCACTGTGACGTGCTGGTGCCGGAGCAGGTTGAGCGCTTTGCGCTGGCGGTCAGCAAACGTTTTGGCGCGGTGGATATGCTGATCAACAACGCCGGGCAGGGCTATGTGGCGAACTACGCAGACACGCCGCGCGATGCCTGGCTGCATGAAGCAGAGCTGAAACTGTTTGGCGTGCTCAACCCGCTGCAGGCTTTTTTGCCGTGGCTGGAACAGTCGGATATGGCTTCGGTGACCTGCGTCAATTCGCTGCTGGCGCGCCAGCCGGAGGAGCACATGATTGCCACCTCTGCGGCGCGTGCTGCGCTGTTAAACATGACGCTGACCCTGTCGAAAGATCTGGTCAGCAAAGGTATTCGGGTGAATTCGATCCTGCTCGGCATGGTGGAGTCCGGGCAGTGGCGGCGGCGCTTTGAACAGCGTGAAGATCGCGATCTCAGCTGGGAGCAGTGGACGACTGCGCTGGCCCGGCGGCGCGGTATTCCGCTCGGAAGGCTTGGCAAGCCGGAAGAGGCGGCGCGCGCGTTGCTGTTTCTCGCCTCGCCGCTGGCCTCTTTCACGACCGGGGCGGCGCTGGATGTCTCAGGCGGTTTTTCCCGCCAGCTATGA
- a CDS encoding aspartate dehydrogenase, whose translation MKKIMLIGFGAMAQEVLARLPQGVEPGWIVARESHHAAIRDRFGTRVAALTSPEACDGQPQLVLECASQQAVGEYAECVLRRGWRLAVISTGALADELLHQRLLAACHRGGGRLIPLSGAVAGLDGLAAAREGGLDHVIYQSCKSPASWRGSHAETQIDLMAVSDRQVFWRGSAREAARLFPANANVAATIALAGIGMDQTQVELMVDPATKRNTHTLQAAGKFGDLYLELRGYPLSTNAKTSMLAALSAVEACRQLLYL comes from the coding sequence ATGAAAAAGATCATGCTAATCGGCTTTGGTGCCATGGCACAGGAAGTACTGGCGCGGCTGCCGCAGGGCGTTGAGCCTGGCTGGATAGTGGCGCGGGAAAGCCATCATGCGGCGATCCGCGATCGCTTTGGCACACGGGTTGCCGCACTGACCTCCCCTGAGGCCTGTGACGGGCAGCCGCAGCTGGTTTTGGAGTGTGCCAGCCAGCAGGCCGTCGGCGAATATGCTGAATGTGTTCTGCGGCGCGGCTGGCGGCTGGCGGTGATTTCCACCGGCGCGCTGGCGGATGAGTTACTGCATCAGCGCCTGCTGGCGGCCTGTCACCGCGGGGGGGGACGGTTGATCCCGCTTTCTGGTGCCGTCGCCGGGCTGGACGGGCTGGCTGCCGCGCGCGAGGGCGGATTGGACCATGTGATCTATCAGTCGTGTAAAAGCCCGGCCAGCTGGCGGGGTAGCCATGCGGAAACGCAGATCGACCTGATGGCGGTCAGCGACCGTCAGGTGTTCTGGCGCGGCAGCGCGCGTGAAGCCGCACGGCTGTTCCCGGCTAACGCCAACGTGGCGGCGACCATTGCTCTGGCTGGGATCGGGATGGACCAGACGCAGGTTGAGCTGATGGTTGACCCGGCGACAAAGCGCAATACCCATACGCTACAGGCGGCGGGAAAGTTCGGCGATCTCTACCTGGAACTGCGTGGTTATCCGCTCAGCACCAATGCGAAAACCTCCATGCTGGCAGCACTCAGTGCCGTAGAGGCCTGCCGTCAGCTGCTTTATCTCTAA
- a CDS encoding aldehyde dehydrogenase, with the protein METLKLYLAGEWREGRGERFCSTNPADGSVNGWLHAASLDDVELAVSAAERAWRAPQWRQSLPHQRAAILHRVGDLITQRLEALAQLQTRDNGKPLAETRGLVASAAATAHYFAAVCEVMEGEIPPPRSNDFITLSRYEPIGVVAAITPWNSPIASEMQKIAPALAAGNAVVLKPAEATPLMALELAALFEQAGLPPGLLSVLPGKGSIVGEALARHSLVKKISFTGGTRTGQRLAHIAADKLIGTSLELGGKSPTIVLADADIEQAARGICYGIFSSGGQACIAGSRLFIHRSLYPRLIDRLLQLTEGLRLGDPLRPGTHIGPLIGPEHRQSVMDYVALAREEGGEILCGGEIPADPALANGNWFQPTIIAGLNNAARVCQEEIFGPVLVVMPFDDEEQLIAQANDSIYGLAAGIWTRNIPYALQLADRLECGTVWINTYKVFSIATPFGGFKQSGLGREKGLQGIKAWMQQKSIYLAMTPAINAWSD; encoded by the coding sequence ATGGAAACGTTAAAGCTGTACCTGGCCGGCGAGTGGCGCGAAGGGCGCGGAGAGCGTTTTTGCAGCACCAACCCGGCCGATGGATCGGTCAATGGCTGGCTGCATGCCGCCAGCCTGGACGATGTTGAGCTGGCAGTTAGCGCGGCCGAGCGCGCCTGGCGGGCGCCGCAGTGGCGGCAGAGCCTGCCACACCAGCGTGCCGCGATCCTGCATCGAGTGGGGGACCTTATTACGCAACGGCTGGAGGCGCTGGCGCAGCTGCAGACGCGCGACAATGGTAAACCGCTGGCGGAGACGCGCGGGCTGGTCGCCAGCGCTGCCGCAACCGCGCACTATTTTGCGGCCGTCTGTGAAGTGATGGAGGGGGAGATCCCGCCGCCGCGCAGCAACGACTTTATCACCCTCAGTCGCTACGAGCCGATCGGCGTGGTGGCGGCAATCACGCCGTGGAACTCACCGATTGCCAGTGAGATGCAGAAAATTGCCCCGGCGCTGGCGGCTGGCAATGCCGTGGTGCTGAAACCGGCGGAAGCCACGCCGCTGATGGCGCTGGAGCTGGCCGCGCTGTTTGAGCAGGCCGGGCTGCCGCCGGGGCTGCTCAGCGTACTGCCAGGCAAAGGCTCGATAGTCGGGGAAGCGCTGGCGCGTCATTCACTGGTGAAGAAAATCTCCTTTACCGGCGGAACCCGTACCGGCCAGCGTCTGGCGCATATCGCGGCGGACAAACTGATCGGCACTTCGCTGGAACTGGGAGGGAAATCCCCGACCATTGTGCTGGCCGACGCCGATATCGAGCAGGCCGCACGCGGCATTTGCTACGGCATTTTCAGCTCTGGCGGGCAGGCCTGCATTGCCGGATCGCGGCTGTTTATTCATCGCTCTCTCTACCCACGACTGATCGACAGACTGCTGCAGTTAACGGAGGGCCTGCGGCTTGGCGACCCATTGCGTCCCGGCACCCATATCGGCCCGCTGATCGGCCCCGAGCACCGCCAGTCGGTGATGGACTATGTGGCGCTGGCGCGTGAAGAGGGTGGCGAGATTTTGTGCGGAGGAGAGATCCCTGCCGATCCGGCGCTGGCGAACGGCAACTGGTTCCAGCCGACGATTATCGCCGGGCTGAATAACGCGGCAAGAGTGTGCCAGGAGGAGATCTTCGGCCCGGTGCTGGTGGTGATGCCGTTCGATGATGAGGAGCAGCTGATAGCCCAGGCCAATGATTCGATTTATGGCCTGGCGGCGGGCATCTGGACTCGCAACATCCCTTATGCCCTGCAGCTTGCCGATCGGCTGGAGTGCGGCACGGTGTGGATCAATACCTACAAAGTCTTTTCGATAGCCACGCCGTTTGGCGGTTTCAAGCAGAGTGGCCTTGGTCGCGAAAAGGGGCTGCAGGGCATTAAGGCCTGGATGCAGCAGAAGAGCATCTATCTGGCGATGACCCCGGCAATTAACGCCTGGAGTGACTAA